CAGGCACTGGCTGTACCCCATGGCACAGCCCATATGGCCTTATCTTACCCACACACATACTCATGCATACACAGAGACCTGCCCCCACCATCTTCCCCCAAATCTCAGCTTGGAGAACCCGCAGCCCCACCCACGGCATGAGCTCAGGCATGTTCTCAGCCTCACTGGAGCAGAGCATGCCACGTGGGAGACCCACCACCCGACATTGTGGCACAACTCTGGGTGTGCCTCCAGCCTTGCCAGAGGTGTGATGTTGATGCACACACCTCCACCATGACCATGGAACCCAGTGGGCCCGCTCATGTCACAGACTGGGGCAGTGggggctcagctccagcctccctggAGATGTGCCATGAAACAGCAGCTCCATTGTGTGTAATCCCATCCCACTAATGACATGAGTTAGGACACGTTCTCAAGCCTGCTGGAAGACACTATGCACACGTGCATAGGTgctccccctcctctctcctgcccCCAACTCACCTTTGAAGTCAGGCAGGTGTGCAAAGGAGTTCCCGAGGCAGATGACTGCATCAAACCCATCCCCTGGCTtctccaggtccttctccagCGTGAGCCAGTTGGCCTCCTCGATGACTGCAGCATATGGAAATGGATGAGGGCAGGGACACCCAACAGCCTCCCCTGCCCGCAAGACCCCATCCCAGCATcacccagcccttcccaggccCCTGTGGGTGCTGGCTCTGGCCTCTAGCCAGCAGTCAGACAGGCCAGGACCATGGCTTGCCTTTGCCGGGCAGCTGGCACTGGCAGGTCCCCGCAGCAAGGCcacctggccagcagcagccccaggtgaGGGGCCTGAGCACTGCGAGGGGCCGTGGACAGTACGCTGGGGTGGGGTGTCAGTGTCCGCAGGCCCCTCCCGGCCCCCACAGCCCCCGCACCCCATCGGTCGAAGGGCTCCTCCTTGCGCCGCTCCCAGCGCTCCTTCAGCGCGTACTTGAGCATCTTGTCGCTGGCGTCGACGCTGGTCACCTGGAAGCCCTCCTCGAGCAGCATGATGGAGTCCACCCTGGGGACACGGCTgtcagcggggccgggggcagctGAGGAGGCCGGGGAGGCTTGGAGGGAggggggcactggggatggCCGGGGACAGCGAGGCCCCGGGTAGCCCcgggcagggggaagggacacCTGGGaggcgggcgggagcggggcgcggggccTCACCCGGTGCCGCAGGCCACGTCGAGGACGGAGCGGCAGCGGTGCTGGCGGAGCAGCGCCAGGAGCCAGCTGCGGTACTCGGCGGTGCGGCCCCGCGTGTCCCCGATGTACAGCTGCCACACGCGGGCCGCCCGCCCGTCCGCGTACTGGTCCGGCAGCCCCTCCGCCGCCACCCCCAGCGACCGCGTCCGGTACACGCTGTCCACcatcccgccgccgccgccgccgccgccacggACACGGAGACCGACACCGCCGCGGCGCCTCAGCCTCGCTgcgccgcgcccccgccgcgccccgcccccaCGCCCCGCCCCCCGCTCCCACCAATCCCCGCCGCgtccgcccccgccgccccgccaaTCGCCGCTCGCGCCGCGCCCCTCCCGCCCCCGCGCCAGGCCACGcccccggccgcggccccgccaaTCCGCGGCGCCCGTCAGCGCTCGCGCCGCGCCCCTCACGGCCCCGCCCTTTGCCGCGGCGGGGTCAGGCCCCGGCCCCCGGGCCCGCCCGCCCCTCACCGGCTTccccggggcgcggggccgggccgggccgcagCAGCGCTGGTCCCgcgcccagcagcagcagaagcagggcCGGCAGCGGTGGCGGCGACTCTGGGGAAAACGTCTTTATTTACAGTCCCGGCGGCGTGCGAGGAGCCGGCGGCGGGGCAGCACTCGCGGCCTCCCGGAGCTGGAGCCCCCGGCAGGGATGCGGCAGGGCTGGGTCCGCGGCTCCGTGACACTTAGTCACGGGATGGCACCCAGGCTGGCAAGGCGGGGCTAGGCGCTCCGGTCTCCCCCGGGTCACA
The window above is part of the Corvus moneduloides isolate bCorMon1 chromosome 3, bCorMon1.pri, whole genome shotgun sequence genome. Proteins encoded here:
- the GNMT gene encoding glycine N-methyltransferase; translated protein: MVDSVYRTRSLGVAAEGLPDQYADGRAARVWQLYIGDTRGRTAEYRSWLLALLRQHRCRSVLDVACGTGVDSIMLLEEGFQVTSVDASDKMLKYALKERWERRKEEPFDRWVIEEANWLTLEKDLEKPGDGFDAVICLGNSFAHLPDFKGDQSDHKLALRNIASMVRPGGVLVIDHRNYDHILATGCAPPGKNIYYKSDLTKDITTSVLLVNNKAHMVTLDYTVQVPPTEAGADPELSKFRLSYYPHRLEAFTALLKGAFQGKCQHSVLGDFQPYTPGQAHVPCYFIHVVKKTG